The genome window gaagtgtcatttaaaaaaagaaacaagtaaatccatagattagggcctaattaatttatttcaattgactgatttcctcatatgaactgttgcgttttatattttttgttcagtatgtattCTTTTTACTCAAACCTCCCCCGTGTCATATTGAATAGCTTCGCGGCCGGATCCGTATGTTGCCCACCCCTGCTCTATAATCAGCGATAATATTACAATCATCAACACATTCCAGATGGGTGTGAATCCCGGTGTATCAGCATGTGAATGTCAGTTTGTCAAAATGTTACTTATTTAAATGATCTTGATTTTTGGCACCGAATGCATAAAAAGACTGTGGTCTGAGTATGACTGACCAAACCCTCAACAAGTGTTAGGCGGTCTTACTTAGGCCCCTATATTTTCGCTGGTTAAACTTGCAGAGCACACCAGTCTATGAGAAACAACTTACTTGATAAGTGCCAGCTTTCACAGATGTATATAAGTGACATCCAGGAGTACAGAATTGAAAGGATTAAAAGGTTGTATTTCTTTTCACACAATTCTTAACTCAGGTTGTCAATACAGTCACACAAACCCTTGAAATAATTAGCCACAACTCATTTCATGCACTTTCAATCAGTGGCTCCTTCCCTTCTCAGAGACCATGGAGGTTTTCATCCTTGAGTGTACAGCCCCACTTTTAATAAATCATTTCTTGTCCTTCATTTTTAAATTGTCCTTTGACATTGTGCAAAATGTCATACCAGCATCGTTTCCATTTTCCTTTGAAAACCCTAAAGAGATGTGCTCTCTGATAGAGGCCTTGTCAGTCTACATAGTGCACCTCTGCCTGGAGCTCTTTGGTCACATAGCCCAGGAGGGCAGCGGTCACCTGCTGCTGTAGGGTGGCGTTGCCCATGACCAGAGCAGTCAGCTGGGCCATGTCGGTCCACTGGACCTCGCCCATGATGGCCATGATGTCATCGTAGAGCTTCTGCTGCTGCACCGGGGTCAGTTCCATGATGATCTGAGGCAGCGGCTTGAACTGTCCACTGGTCATCCAGCATCCCAGTAGGCCACCGACAGCACCCCCTGACAGAGATAATGAGAAAGAGGCAAGGATGATGAGGTAAGGATGTATGTCTGAAATCAATCATCAATTTCTTTGGAAACCTTGTTTTAACACTGTTTAAAATGTGTTATAGACTATGAGCCATTTTTTATACATGTTTCTGTGTATGGACCTCTTACGTGTGATCTCAACCCTGCACACaacattatcaaatcaaatttttattggtcacatacacatggatagcagaagttaatgcgagtgtagcaaaatgcttgttctTCTATTTAcggcagtgcagtaatatctaacaagtattcaaacaatttcccaacaactacctaaaacacacacatctaaagggtTGAATGAGAATTGGTACATATAAATAGAGTTgaggttggaagtttacatactttcGTTGCAgccattaaaactaatttttcaaccactccacaaatttcttgttaacaaactatagttttaacaagttggttaggacatctactttgtgcatgacacaagtcatttttccaacaattgtttacagacagattatttcactgccgACGGTAGCAGCAAGAGGGGGAtacaacagacttcttccgtcgcgacgtccctctaaggcccttctgctagcttgctagccccggccgctagctgtctgaatcgccgtgtctccagcccgtcgagctactcactggacccctatgatcactcggctacgcatgcctctccctaatgtcaatatgccttgtccattgctgttttggttagtgattatatCCTTACTTCACTGTAgagcaggggtcgggaacctatggctcccgagccaggtgtggctcttttgatgattgcatctggctcgcagattaaaaaaataaaataaaaaaaaataaaaattgtgagaatattattattattattattattttttaattttatccccttttctccccaatttccgtggtatccaatcgctagtaattactatcttgtctcatcgctacaactcccgtacgggctcgggagagacaaaggtcgaaagctatgcgtcctccgaagcacaacccaaccaagccgcactgcttcttaacacagcgcgcctccaacccggaagccatacgcccggcccgccacaggagtcgctggagcgcgatgagacaaggatatccctaccggccaaacccttcctaacccggaagacgctaagccaattgtgcaaagccccacggacctcccggtcgcggccggctgcgacagagcctgggcgcgaacccagagctctagaccactgcgccacccgggaggcctattctcacttgttttaatccatccatcgattttcactgctcatgtcctgttcagggctgcaggagcaattgtccattattttaattaaatgatactggcctacgttggccgttgctaggtaaaacaggtaaacgcctccttttgaatcagtctgctcggtcattagctcaaacccttcgacgaagaagatggcgaaaagaaaaaaagatgacgagtatagtacatttcaggacgaatggaccgaagaattcgcctttgtggagagagcaggttctgcggtgtgtctaatttgcaatgacaaaattacatcgatgaaacggtcgaatgtaaagcggcacttcgacaaattcagaggcttattatactgacatttagttgaattcacttttaaaatatattatatggctctcactgaaataaatttccaaattatttgctttcatggctctcttagtcaaaaaggttcccgacccctgctgtagagcctctagccctgctcaatacgccttagctaaccctttagttccacctccaACACGTGCGGTGACgtcacctggtttaaattatgtttctagagacaatatctctctcatcgtcactcaatgcataggtttacctccactgtattcacatcctaccatacctttgtctgtacattatgccttgaatctattctaccatgcccggaaacctgctccttttactctctgttccgaacgtactagacgaccagttcttatagcctttagacgtatcctactcctcctctgtttctctggtgatgtagaagttaatccaggccctgcagtgcctagctccactcccattccccaggcgctctcatttgttgacttctgtaaccgtaaaagccttggattcatgcatgttaacattagaagcctactccctaagtttgttttattcactcctttagcacactctgccaagctggatgtcctagccgtgtctgaatcctggcttaggaagaccaccaaaacccctgaaatttccatccctaactataacattttccgacaagatagaactgcgaAAGGgtgcggagttgcaatctactgcagagatagcctgcagagttctgtcatactatccaggtctgtgcccaaacaatttgcttctacttttaaaaatccacctttccagaaacaagtctctcaccgttgccacttgctatagaccaccttctgcccccagctgtgccctggacaccatatgtggattgattgccccccatctatattcagagctcgtgctgctaggtgacctaaactgggacatgcttaacaccccggccatcctacaatctaagctagatgccctcaatctcacacaaatgatcactgaacctaccaggtacaaccccaaatccgtaaacacgggcaccctcatagatgtcatcctaaccaacctgcccttcacatacacctctgctgtcttcaaccaggatctcagtaatcactgcctcattgtctgcatccgtaatgggtctgtggtcaaatgaccacccctcatcactgtcaatcacttcagcgagcaggcctttctaatcgacgtggcccgggtatcctggtaggatattgacctcattccgtcagtagaggatgcctgtttttctttaaaagtgctttcctcaccatcttaaataagcatgccccattcaaattCTGAACCAGGAGCAGATATagaccttggttcactccagacctgactgcccttgaccagaataaaaacatcctgtggcgtactgcattagcttCGAATAGCCCCAGCGATAtggaacttttcagggaagttaggaaccaatatacacaggcagttaggaaagcaaaggcctgccttttcaaacagaaatttgcatcctgtagcacaaactccaaaaagttctgggacactaaagttcATGtggaataagagcacctcctcccagctgcccactgaggctaggaaacactgtcaccaccgataaatccacgataattgagaatttcaatacgcATTTTTCTACgcctggccatgctttccacctggctacccctaccccggtcaacagccctgctccccaggagaaatggggaggcttgggcaagttgctgttgctgtgttgctgtggggggtccacagcaacttgcccaagcctccccatttctccttcacgtaacctgatgttctgaaagagctacaaaatctggacccctacaaatcagccgggctagacaatctggaccctctctttctaaaattaaccACCGAAATTGTCTCAACCCCTATTTACTAGTCTGTTCTACCtatctttcatatcgtctgagatccccaaagattggaaagctgccgcggtcatccccctcttcaaagggaatcaccagcagcaagagcgacatcattaatctatagacccaaactgttacagacctatatctatcctaccctgcctttctaaggtcttaaaaagccaagtcaacaaacagatcaccgaccatttcgaatctccctgtgccttctccgctatgcaattctcgggctgactcttttctctgtatacattaatgatgccgctcttgctgctggtgattctctgatccacctctatgcagacgacaccattctgtatacttctggcccttctttggacactgtgttaacaaccctccagacgagcttcaatgccatacaactctccttccgtggcctccaactgctcttaaatgcaagtaaaactaaatgcatgctcttcaactgatcactGACCAGACCTGCCCGCCCATTcattatcactactctggatggttctgacttagaatatgtggacaactacaaatacctaggtgtctggttagactgtaaactctccttacagactcacattaagcatctccaatccaaaattaaatctagaattggcttcctatttcgcaacaaagcatccctcACTCAtgatgccaaacataccctcgtaaaactgactatcctaccgatccttgactttggcgatgtcatttacaaaatagcctccaacactctactgagcaaattggatgcagtctatcacagtgccttccgttttgtcaccaaagccccatatactacccaccactgcgacctgtatgctctcgctggctggccctcgcttcatattcgtcaccaaacccactggctccaggtcatctataagtctctgctaggtaaagtcccgccttatctcagctcactggtcaccatagcagcacccacccgtagcacgcgctccagcagatatatttcactggtcacccccaaagccaattcctcatttggccacctttccttccagttctctgcagccaatgactggaacaaactgcaaaaatcactgaagctggagacccgtatctccctcactaactttaagcaccagctgtcagaacagctcacagatcactgcacctgtacatagcccatctgtaaatggcccatccaactacctcatccccatactgttatttattgtatttattttgctcctttgcaccccagtatctctacttgcacactcatctatcactccagtgtttaattgctatattgtaattatttcgccactatggccgaTTTATtactttacctcccttatcctacctcatttgcgcaCACTCtacatagactttttctattgtattattgactgtatgtttgtttattccatgtgtaactctgtggtgtttgtgtcgcactgctttgctttatcttcgccaggtcgcagttgtaaatgagaacttgttctcaactagcctacctggttaaataaaggtgaaataaaaaaaattaaaaaacctgtggatgtattttaatgcacaccttcaaactcagtgcctctttgcttgacatcatgggaaaatcaaaagaaatcagccaagaccccagaaaaaaaattgtagtcctccacaagtccgcttcatccttgggagcaatttccaaacgcctgaaggtatcacgttcatctgtacaaacaatagtacgcaagtataaacaccatgggaccagacagccatcatgccgctcaggaaggagacgcgttctgtctcctagagatgaacgtactttggagcgaaaagtgcaaatcaatcccagaacagcaaaggaccttgtgaagatgctggaggaaacaggtacaaaagtatctatattcacagtaaaacgagtcctatatcgacatagcctgaaaggctgctcagcaaggaagaagccactgctccaaaaccaccataaaaaagccagactacggtttgcaactgcacatggggacaaagatcgtactttttgaaggaatgtcctctggtctgatgaaacaaaaatagaactgtttggccttaatgaccatcgttatgtttggaggaaaaagggggatgcttgcaagtcgaagaacaccatcccatgctggcagcatcatgttgtgggggtgctttgctgcaggagggactggtgcacttcacaaaatagatggcatcatgaggctggagaattttgtgtatatattgaagcaacatcaagaaatcagtcaggaagttaaagcttggtcgcaaatgggtcttccaaatgaacaatgaccccaagcatacttccaaagttgtggcaaaatggcttaaggacaacaaagtcaaggtattggagtggccatcacaaagacctgacctcaatcctagagaaaatttgtgggctgaactgaaaaagcatgtgtgagcaaggaggcctacaaacctgactcagttacaccagctctgccaggaggaatgggccaaaattcacccaacttattgtgggagttaaggtgtatgtaaactttcgacttcaactgtatgtggatgagcgatggccaagcggcataggcaaggtgcaatagatggtataaaatacagtatatacagtggggcaaaaaagtatttagtcagccaccaattgtgcaagttctcccacttaaaaagatgagagaggcctgtaattttcatcataggtacacttcaactatgacagacaaaatgagaaaaaaatccagaaaatcacattgtaggattttttatgaatttatttgcaaattatggtggaaatacttttttgccccgtgtcgtgtttgagccgttgaattgcgactccactttgtccctgtaccggcatttcgcttgtttgattgccttgcggagagaataactacactgtttatattcagccatattcccagacctttttccatggttaaatgtggtggttcgcaCTACTATATGAGAGGACAAGTTGTGTAAGTATTCTCATTTAGATGGAAGACAAACAACTCGTGATTTATATAATCCTCACTCACCCACAGCGATGCCAAGGGGGCCTCCAACCAGTCCTCCTGCAAAGGCTAGTCCCCCTGCTGCCACCGCCCCTTTGGAAGATCCCTTCACCGTGGTCTTTATCTGTTGGTTGGCAGATAACTCGCAACACAGCCGCACAACATCGTTAATTCGTTGCGACATTCTGGGGAACAAAGGTTAAGGGTTTAGACTCACGTTTACAATAATTCAACAATGACAGCTGCATAGAGTGAATGGGCTGAGGGGAAAACCATAATAGGCTATTGCTGTTTAAAGCCACAATCTGCCAGTTCAACAGTCTGACCCACCAACTTTTGGGGTaaactgagggatggggctggggaaaTGTAAACACTCTAAAATTCATAGACAGCGCTATGGATGCAAGGTTTGACAGTCTGAGATTGTCATGATAGTTTAAAACATATAAGTTataaattgtttacaaacattgactAATACAGCCATAGATCTTGGGCTATGATAAGACAGCTGTACTAAGGTCATAAAGCATTTGAATTGCATTTTATAAGAATCAAATGGGTATATGATTACCTTAAAAACCCTATGCATGACCTTTGAACAGCAGGAAATATGTGGCTAAAATAAATAGATAAGTATTGTCATCAATGTCATGTTATTTCAGTATATAGTCTATAATCGAAATGTAAGTATTCTGCTTGTTTTGGTTAAGACATTTTTAATTTATTAACTCAACAATACATTTAATGCTTATTCTATTTGCTACAATTCAAGGTACAATGTATCACTTCGGGACCTTAAAGATGATCACGTGACGATGATAAGTCAATTTACTCTCTGACATTGCATGTGATTTACATTGTTTCGCTAAACGAAGTTGCATCGATAAGATACAAATATTGTAATATAAACTAATAGTCAACATAccttgatgatgaactaaatTCCTTGTATATTATTTGCTTGCTATATTTATATGAATGTTCAATGCCAGTCAAAACTAGAGGTTTTTTCAAGCGTCATTCTTGATTTCCCGAGCATTGAGGTAGTTCCATTAGACTGAACCGGGGAAAACCGGTCTATggcacatcacattacattaccAGGCAAACGCTTTGAGGGAGGAGCAACCTTCTCATCGAGCATCTTCTGCCCATAATATCAACAAAACATGATGAATCGTTCAGAAACACAAAGcatgtatttttttaatatataatatattttacaATTTCTTTACAAATAGTTTTCCTTGGGAAGTGTGGGTAAAGCGATATATGCGTTTTTATAAAGATCTAacacttttgcatgtgaaaacgcataaggtgaatgcaccaatttgtaagtcgctctggataagagcgtctgctaaatgacttaaatgtaaaatgtaatgtaaaacacTGAATCCTAACTCATTAATCCACGTGCTTAACATACGTCACTTTTGTTTTCAGAGAACTTCAGCGTCTGATTTGACAGTTTTCACCCGGCTCACCACCAGGAGGCAGCCCAGTTTAAAAACTAATGCGATCAGCACTAACCCGGCGTACCCGGGGCATTAATCGAATTCCTTCCTTGTCACGGTCGCATTGCTTTATGGTACTGGTTCATTTCCTGTAAAGCCACTACGTCAGAGAGCGATGAGCCAATGGGAAGAGGTCTGAAAATAACCTTTATCGTGTTGGCTTGATAGTATTTAATATGATGTTTTTTTCAATAATAGGCTATTCAAATATTCCCATTTTGGGAGTCAAACTACATTAAATTAGCCTACATCTCTAATCAATTAGATTGATAAACATTGCTGGTAGAAGTTGTCTTTGaaacacagatctaggatcagcttacttgTCCCAAATAACAAAGACATGGCCACAGTACTGTCTTTGATATGACTTCGGGAGTGGAGACGATGCAAAAATGTACCTCAGACTGATCAGGTGTTGTCAGTAGTTACCACAGCTACAAAGTCAAAATGGTCTATATCTTAGAAATTcatgaatatatatttttgtgtcttaatttaaggttaggtataaggttagaagtgtggttaaggttaggtttaaaatcagattttaagaagagaaattgtagaaatagtcggggtttagccataattttgactttgtggctgtggtaactagtgacgacccagATCAGGGCAACTTTATTCTACTTCCCTGAGTCTCTGCTGAGCGCAGTGGACCACGTGGTCAACAGGCAGTGTGTTTACACATGTGACTTCATTGACACATCTCCGGTGTTCAGAGTTCATCCGACATATTACTTATACCATGTGCATCTTGGAGCAACATTATAAATAGATTATTCGATTTTGCATTATGCCAAAGAATGTAAAATACCATCATTACAGTAATTTTACAACCTCAGTCATCCTACTGATTGGATTGATGGGATAATATTATTGAGTGAGAATTGTTTCTTTATTCTGTAAATGTGTCTCAGCTCTGTAACTAGTGAATTTACAACTGTAACTAGGGATGTAATTTGCAATATAAGGTAAACACTCAAGGTTTAAAATGTAGTTATTAAAGCATTTGATGGGGAATAAAGATAAATATGTTTAATTTAATAACATTACAAGAGAGGGAAATCCTGTTTATATGTAGCCTATTGGATACAGTCTTACATAATGTGATCCTTTCCATGCATTGTTGTGAAAGTGAGCATTTTACCCAGAGTACACCGGGAAACAGACAGGGGAACATGGCGCATGGTCGATGAGGAGGACGCTGAACATTTAGGATTATATTACGTGGATATTTTTGAGATCATGCTGAAATCCTAAAATGAGAGTGTGAAATGGTCTCACTTCCGAAGTCTTGGATATCTATCACTGCCCCTTTGATGAATAAGAGGAAAACGCGTCTCAGGAATACCTGCAATTGTATTCATAAACATTTCTTTAGGACTTACAACCCCTGAGCGTTGTTTTGGATTCACAAACGTCACATTTCATTTGATTATTACATAGGAAGATGGCTGAGAGAAATAAAAGGAACATAGAGGTCCTACAAGGAGTTGGCAGACTTCGAGTGGAGCATAAGAAGGTAAAATAAACGAGCTAGATGGATTGTGCGTGCTCTGTCTGACAATGTACGCGGTCGACTTATAATTATCAAATTGTTTTACATGTTCATTAAATGAGACATCCTA of Salvelinus fontinalis isolate EN_2023a chromosome 12, ASM2944872v1, whole genome shotgun sequence contains these proteins:
- the zgc:112052 gene encoding protein C19orf12 homolog encodes the protein MSQRINDVVRLCCELSANQQIKTTVKGSSKGAVAAGGLAFAGGLVGGPLGIAVGGAVGGLLGCWMTSGQFKPLPQIIMELTPVQQQKLYDDIMAIMGEVQWTDMAQLTALVMGNATLQQQVTAALLGYVTKELQAEVHYVD